From Enoplosus armatus isolate fEnoArm2 chromosome 23, fEnoArm2.hap1, whole genome shotgun sequence:
GACAAGATGATCGAAGCGATCAGAGGCAGCAAAGACGGCAAGACGGTGGGAATCTTCAGCAAGGACAAATTCCCCGGAGAGTACATGAAGAGCTGGAACGACACGATCACAGCTGAAGGACTGGAGAAGGTAAGCCGTAATCCAAACTGTCATTTACTCTTtcaataccttttttttttaagctgaaATAAATTAAGAGGCATCTTGTATCTGTATTTTCaacacctcctctccttttcccttgCTTCCTGCCTGCAGGTAGACATCAGCGCTGTGGTCGCGTACACCATGGCGGTGAAGGAAGATGGGGAACTGAGCCTGATGAAGAAGGCAGCGGCCATCACCAGCGAGGTTTACTCCAAGTTCTTCAAGGAGCGCGTCATGGAGATCGTTGACGCAGATGAGGTGAGAAGAAGGAACAGTGGATTAATGTTAAACTGATGATTCTGATATAGATTTTACTGGACTAATGCTGGGAGTGTGTACTGGAATTGTAGCAGATTTCTGTGGCTAAGACTATGCTCTGCATGTGGCTCTAATTTTTCTCTATCTTCTCTACTGCTGTGTGCTTTAGGAATATCTTTACTCGAATAAATTAATCCATAAGGGCATAAGAGCCAGTATCTTCTcttttagttgttgttttttgtccagAAGCTTGTGTTGAACTATTCCCACCTCATTCCCCCTCCCCAACAGAAAGTACGTCACAGCAAGCTGGCAGAGTCTGTGGAGAAGGCCATCGAGGAGAAGAAGTACTTGGGCGGTGCAGATCCTTCCACAGTGGAGATGTGTTATCCTCCTATCATCCAGAGCGGAGGGAACTACAGCCTCAAGTTCAGCGTCGTCAGGTAGCTCGCCTCACCTCGCCTCAGCAGAGACACGGTGGCGTGTTTTTGGTTAAAGATAAAAGCTGTTGGTAATGTTATAAAAACAGGTTTGATACCGTTGTCacatctgtccgttaaatatgaagatgattagcttagcttagcataaagactggaagcaggagaaaacggagagagagaaaagataagGCAATCATACATTTTCAGCTTGATCATCATTTTAACCGACACTActccttttctgttccagcGATAAGAACCACATGCACTTCGGTGCCATCACGTGTGCCATGGGGATCCGCTACAAGTCGTACTGCTCCAACCTGGTGCGCACCCTCATGGTGGACCCCCCTCAGGAGATGCAGGATAACTACaacttcctgctgcaggtggaAGAAGAGCTGCTCAAACAGCTTAAACACGGTGCGTTCAGGAGCATGGGAGATTCCACTACTTGTTAAAGCCACCAAGTGTGATGTTAGCGACTGGTACTTTTGTTTAATCGtagtgaaaaatgcttgttTGTATTCAAACAACAGTACAAAACTCAAAGACTACCGTATGCAGCttagaaaaacatcaaattctCACATTGTAGAAGCTTAAAACAGCTAATGTTTGGCTGTTTtccttgaaaaatgacaaacaatgaatcagttaCCAGAATTGTTGCTGAATAATGTTCTGAATGCAATAAATCGACTTATTGTTGCAGCTATGTAATTAATAGCTTTTATATAATAAAGGACGAAAGCACAACGTTgagcatatttgtgtgtgttgctgctaatgaaccttttctctctccttcacagGTGTAAAAATCAGCGACGCCTACAATGCTGTTCTGGAATACATGAAGAAGGAGAAGTCAGACCTTGTAGCAAAGCTGACCAAAAACCTCGGgtaaatgcacacaaatgccatctttttttccccgaTGTACTTGCATGCATTATTTCTCATATCTTCATTTTTTGGTTGTTCTTTGTAGCTTTGCGATGGGAATTGAGTTCAGAGAAGGCTCCTTGGTTTTGAATGCTAAAAACCAGTACAAACTgaaaaaaggtgagaatttcTCTTTGTATTAGACAGTTATGTTACTGGTGGTATTTAGTAATGCTTTATTATGATGCTATATGACAAATTATACTGTTTAAAATTCAgcacattcaaatgtttataGAACTCAAACCTCTTTCAACACGTCAAAATATGTTAAATGGTTTGAAAATTTATGCAGAATCACAACTcataaatatatgtaatgtaGAAAATAACCTAATTGTTAACCAGAGCTTGGGTGTGTCTCCTCCAGGCATGGTGTTGAGTATCAGTTTGGGTTTTGCTGACCTCCTGAATAAAGAGGGCAAGAAGGACGAGCAGAAAAAATATGCCTTGTTTATCGGCGACACAATACAGATCAATGAGGTAAGATGCATTTGAAATGCAGCTCATCCTTAATAAGAGCTGTTCAGGGGTCTGTGCATAAATAACCAGTCAAACCTAATCATTTAATTTTACACTTTTGTATCACTTGAAATGATTGACACTGTAGGAAAATGttatataaaacatgttaaatcatGAGTGcaagaataaaaaaagtcacAGCACCTCGTTATGAAACGCATTTATTACAACCTGAAATGTTTCTCTAACAGGAAGAGGCCGCCACGATACTCACACCAGtcaagaaaaagataaaaaatgtgGGAATCTTCTTGAAggtaagtgtttttgtttgctcaCCAATTCAACAGtaatttcacagttttaaatgaCGCCTGTTGATCCATATTCAATATCGTTTTTCCAAGGTAAATGAGTGGGTTGACCGggcaaaacaatatatttttaatggGTAACATCTTATAGGCTCATATATAGAGatccattttttatttgtattttccttAATGGTTATGTTGTAGTCTTGTAATAAAGGTCAGTTTCTcaattcagtttatttcattgaCAACTGCAGTCCAGCCACCTTTGGTTAGAGGGTTAGCCTGCAGCCATTTGCATGTTGTGGCTTTCTTGCTAGCAGCCTAAAGTGTTTTAAAAGATTTATCCTGTAATGTAACAAAATGGCATTTAACTTCTAAGtatttttattatctgtttagCATTTCAGTATCAGTTTTCAGTCGTCTTAGCTCATTAAAACGGTCGTCAATATGGTTTCTATGTGTTTAAACCTAAACTTTTCTggcatcttgtttttgtgtttctcagaaTGACgacgaggaggatgaggaggaggaaggagacgaTGCTGAGGAGCTGCTGGGGAAGGGAGCTCGGAGTGCCGCTCTGCTCGCAGACAGAACCAGAGTGAGtgtggatgaatgtgtgtgcgcgccGTTAAATATGTGACTGGTGATCAGTGTTGATTTGCCACCTTGAGTGTTAATAACTAAgagtgtgaatgtttttgtacTCTACCAGCTACTTGGGAAGGTAagtattcattgttttttctaAAATCTCATCGGCTGAACTGGTTCagttgtagaaaaaaaaaatatatataaataaaaaaataattaaatccaTGTACtgatgggaaaaaaagttgttgccttttttttttaatttaagtgagttatttttttgtgtgtgtggtttgattTTTTCCGACCATCCAAAGCCGTGTAACACATGTCCttattctgcatgtgtgttatttccccccccccccccattcttcgtttaaaaaaaacacacaaaaaaatcatggAATCTGGTGCCTCTGTGTGATCACTCAGTTGTGTCTGTTGTCAAACTCAGAACGAGATGACAGCGGAGGAGAAGAGGCGGGCCCACCAGAAGGAGTTGGCCAATCATTTGAATGAAGAAGCCAAGCGTCGACTGACGGAGCAGAAAGGGGAGCAGCAGATTCAGAAGTGAGTGGGGGAGGGGTAGTTGTAGTTAAgcactgtttgtttgtaaagttGTACatcaaaaatgaagaaaaaggatCACAGTACTTAAGTTGACATCACATGATATTTTAATCATAATCAATAATTGAAAATCTAAGAAGTCTAATAAAACAGTCAATTAACCACATTAAGAGCCCAAATATTCTTAAATGATGCCCAAAGACCTCAGTAGGCTATAGTGTCATGGATCCATGCTTCTAATTATGTTTCTGCCCactgtctcttttcctctcagggCCAGAAAATCAAACGTGTCCTATAAGAACGTCTCTCAGATGCCCAGAGAAAAGGACATCAGAGAAATGAAGATCTTTATCGACAAGAAGTACGAGACCGTCGTCATGCCCGTTTTTGGTATCGCCACGCCGTTCCACATCGCCACCATCAAGGTACGCTGAGGTTATTTTAGCTGTCTACcagcttctgtctgtgttgaaGTGGTGTTTTCTTATTGAtgaaaaacctttttgtttATATCCCTGATAGTCTTTCATATTGACTGatgtttttgacttttcttaCCTTTCCCTGTCCAGAACATCAGTATGTCTGTAGAAGGAGACTACACCTACCTGAGGATCAACTTCTACGTCCCCGGCAGCTCTCTGGGACGACAGGAGGGAAATATCTTCCCCAACCCCGACGCCACATTTGTTAAAGAAATGTGAGTCTTAACTATTCACAAAATAATCAGTGAATATTTTCTGAATTTACAGTCCAGGGTGCCCAAATTTGTCAAGTCAAATTTGATGTTTTGGCAAGCAAATGGGTGGAGACACTGATTTCTCCTAGTTTTTTCTTCAAAATTTTAGTCTCAActaaattttatttttatgcatgtgGACCCGGTAATTTGTCGGGATTGACACACTTCAGCTGAAGAGGGAGCGACTCGTCTGTGAGAATGTGCTGTATATTGTTTGAATGGCATTTGACAAATGACAGCACAGGACTGAAATCTGCTGTTAAAAGGGTCTTAAATGAACTTTTCTGAAGCCCTTCATCTTACACGTTGTTGTCCTAATTACACCATCTGAACCTCCTTGAACTCCCTTCACTTTTCCATTCAGCACGTACCGAGCGTCCAACCTGAAAGCCCCCGGCGACACGTCGGTGCCCTCCACCAACCTGCAGAACGCTTTCCGCATCATCAAGGAGGTACAGAAGCGCTACAAGACGCGAGAGGccgaagagaaggagaaggagggcaTCGTCAAGCAAGACTCGCTGGTCATCAACCTCAACCGCAGCAACCCCAAGCTCAAAGACCTCTACATCAGACCCAACATTGCACAGAAGAGGATGCAGGGCTCAGTGGAGGCGCATACTAATggtgagaaaacagaaataattatTGAGATAAATGGGAATGTGTGCGATGTGATGCTTAAactgtttctctcttctccccgtGAAGGTTTTCGTTTCACGTCAGTCCGCGGCGATAAAGTGGACATTCTTTACAACAACATCAAACACGCCATCTTCCAGCCGTGTGACGGGGAGATGATCATCGTACTGCACTTCCACCTCAAGGTACGTTTGTTGGTTCAGCACCGCCACAAACTCAAGTGTTAAtctttttcccctcaaaggaataattcaacattttgggaaatatgcttatttcgGAGAGTTAGAAAGCTAGTTGAAGCTTGATGCCATTCTAATATTTGTGTGCttaatatgaagctgcagctggttagcatagcataaacagctagcctggctgtgtccaaagttaaaaaactAATCTGCCCGCCAGCACcccctaaagctcactaattatgtgctgttgatgtttcattttttccagaACGCCATCATGTTCGGTAAGAGACGCCACACAGACGTCCAGTTCTACACGGAGGTCGGGGAGATCACCACAGACTTGGGCAAACACCAACACATGCACGACCGGGACGACCTGTACGCCGAGCAGATGGAGCGGGAGATGAGGCACAAGCTCAAGTCGGCCTTCAAGAACTTCATCGAGAAGGTGGAGACGCTGACTAGAGAAGAGCTGGAGTTCGAGGTGCCCTTCAGAGACCTCGGGTGAGAAAATCAGACTTTGCGCGAAATGCTAACACAGACGTGAATGTAAGAACGAAAAATTGGTATTGAGAGTTCTAAAGAGGTGGACTGATCTTTTTGTTTACAGGTTCCAGGGCGCCCCCTACAGGAGTACCTGCCTGCTACAACCCACGTCCAGTTCCCTTGTCAATGTTACTGAATGGGTGAGCGAGCACACTGAGCCAGCCTCTTTACTGTTACTTACTGTGGCACTATATGAACAAGCGTCTGAGGGGTGAACTCTTTCGTTTAAAAATCTTTGTCTGTCCGCTCGTAGCCGCCGTTTGTGGTGACCCTGGATGAGGTGGAGTTGGTCCACTTTGAGCGCGTGCAGTTCCACCTGAAGAACTTCGACGTGGTCATCGTCTACAAGGACTACAACAAGAAAGTCACCATGATCAACGCCGTGCCCGTCAACTCCCTCGACCCTATCAAGGAGTGGCTCAAGTAAGGGATCAACGCTCACTCGATATGTTGTTTGGATAACAAGTCTTAAGTTTCACACAGGTCGctcaaatgttttctgtctctttctcagctCGTGTGACATCAAGTACACAGAAGGAGTCCAGTCTCTGAACTGGACCAAGATCATGAAGACCATCGTCGATGATCCTGAGGGTTTCTTCGAGCAGGGAGGCTGGTCTTTCTTGGACCCAGAGAGCGAGGTACGTTCAAGCGCAGTAGACTAATAAATCGACAGCTTTCTGGTGTGGAAACAAATGCCACAAATTGTCTGTCTTCTTATGCAGAATGTAATGGTGCGTATGAGTTTTTCCTCTTGATGTTCTTGcaaaagaaactttttttttttgtatttctgacGTTTGTGATTATATCcgtcttgtttttgtctcaggGAAGTGGTGGAGAGGAAGATTCAGAGTCGGAAATGGAGGATGAAACGTTCAACCCATCTGcggatgaagaagaggaggaggaggaagacagtgaTGAGGACTACGACTCGGAGACGGAGGACTCTGGTACGATTTTAGCACAAGTGTGTTTTGTTATGCGACACCTGTGATGGACACAACAGGGTGAAGTAAAAAGGTTAAAGCTTATTTGCTGAAACTGTTataaaattataattaaattaaaataattaacttTGTCAAACAATTGCTATCTGGCCAGCTCATCTCCGcgcactcacactcacataccTGTACATAGAGGTCTTACTGTGTGTCCTGTGCTGTTTGTAGATTACAGCGCGTCAGTTGGCAGCGAGGAGGAGAGCGGTAAAGACTGGGACGAGCTGGAGGAAGAAGCCAGGAAAGGTTTGTATCTGGAGCTGGTACTCACACAGCAGGACTAAAGTTACCTGCAGACAGGAaagcattttactgcagaactgttatttgtttttaatcatcatGGCTGGAAGTTGTAACGTTTAAATATCACTGCAACTTAGACTTCCTGTGTTGTAGTTTATATCAACTTGATCCCAAAGATTAACCGTAATGACTTCGATGTGTACGTTTTGTGGTTCTTCCCAACATGAAAAATTGAATTTAACAGCCTTAAGGACAGGGTAGCTTGAAATTAAGCACTTTGTATGATGTATCTATTGATAGCTGTTGTAAATGGCCAGACTCAGGCAGGGTGAAAAGCCTCCATCTGAGTGGAGATAATGGTGCACACTTTCCCCGAAGGCgttcatagtgttgcactgaGCTTAAGAGAGACAGTATAATGATGTTCATAATACTAATTCACACGCTTGCGTTCCTCTTACTGCAAGAGATCTCCTTTACACCACGACTGTGACTTCGGCGTCTTGTTAAAAATGCTCCTTTCTGCCGCTCTCGCCCTCTAGCTGACAGAGAGAGCCACTACGAGGACGAGGACACCTCCGCCACCGCCAACAAGAAGAGAAAGGTCCGGCCGTCAGCCCCGCCGCCCAGCAGCAAGAAGAAGCGACGGTCCTAAATgtccccctcacacacacgcacacacacagacactcacacatacatactgccAAACCTAGTTGACCCTTGACCCCTTCCTTCTACCCCAACTGGCTCTTTTGACTCATACActtcccccacacacacacacacacacacacaatgtgtatATAGACGTAGAAGCCCCTTATTTTACGTGTTGGTCGGTGAAGTGTCACGTTGAAATGGTAAGAAAGAACCAGCaggacagtctctctctcacacacacgcacacacacacacacacacacacacacacacacacacacacacacacacacacacacacacacacacacacttcattcattagctttttttttccccctcctcatTCCTCCCatcttcatccatccatcagggtttcatgtttgtttgtgtgagtgtgtgtgcgcatgtgtgtttaaatgggtTTTTATTGCAAgcattgtttcttttctgtttaaaaaaaaaaaacaaagaaaaaaaaaaagatgtttcttAACCAAtggataataaaagaaaagacttGACATATCCTCTGCCAAGTGTTTTATATAAAAACTGAGAAACTTTTGATTTCCCCCAAtcgtctctcctctccacctctttgTCTACGTCTTACTTTCCCTTCATGTTCGTTCAATTGTGGTAATAAGAtggaacattttgtcttttttttgggggggggggggcagttacgttttcagattatttctttctttttttaaatggggtTTGTAaatgcacacaggcacacacatacacacaccgtcTCCCTCGCACTTGtcctcctctgttccctctTTTGTTTATTCTGAGTAGATACGTTGTTGTACTGTTAATTCTGAAAAACCtgttttttgtaataaaatcaAAAGGAACTGTAGTTTGGTTTTGAAAATggtctgttttctttctaaaagCTGGAACTTGCTACTCTGCACGTTCGGAAACGTTCACGTCTTCACGTCGTTGTTGACGGTTATTTGTGTTGAAGTTTGTTTCAAACTCGTCTCCTGAGATTTTAGGAGGCGTTACTCGttactctctcctctctggagaCACTGCAGACGTATAATTCTAACGttctttctgctgctttctttcATGACAGTGACGGGCTGTTCGAACGAatttctaaccctaacccctaatCTCAATTTAATCGATAAATTAATTTCTAGTTTAACAAAGATTTTTGATAAACTATCCCTCAAATTTGGTAATTAAAGAATTGTGTCTAAGATAtgcacagagagacatttttcctgcagaaaaataaactttctctgtcctccctgGTTGAAAAACTACTGCATGTTATCACATTTCTGtactgtcttgttttcttgtgtcCGTAGGCCGATGTTGATTTATCTGTTCTAAGCTAAATTCGGGGATGATGCGTTTTTGTTGGCCTCTTGTTTCCTCCATTGTGTCAGTTTTTAAATTGCACTAATTAGCCGTACTGCACATAAACTGTTATGAGATGAGCCTTAAGAATCACAAGCATTCATCTTTGGCACAAAGACTTAGTTGAGAAGCTAAAAGCCATAAACTCATTCGCTTATGCTTTGTTTTGAGGCAAGTTTGACCTTTTGATACCAAATGTCTTTGCAGaaaaagctgcttttatttagAGATATTTTAGGTTGTGGCTCATCGAAGAAAGAAACTGAGTGTTTAAAGTGACTTGTGGCTTAATCCCTTAATGAAGTCCGTACCTTTCAACCAAAACCTGTTCAAATCAAGTCTTGTCACTCAGACAAAGCAGACAAAGCATTTGTCGAGAGAAAAGTGTTCAGGACCAGAAACTTGTCTGGTGAGAAAGTTTCCCCCACTTtagcaaagaaaacacagtagTAAAGcgactgcagtgtgtgtttgcgatcAAAGATGTAGAAGTTGAACAACTCTACAAAGAAGCAGCTGCGGGTAAGTGGAGACCATTAAAGTTAAAAGgtaataaaatgcaataaagtGTCCTTTATGCTtgaatttgatcattttaaagcATTCCTAGCATCTTCATTTAAATTATAGAATCTATTCATGCAGGTTTTTAGAGGCTTCATTACAGCAGCCGTGGTGGAAGACGTACTCCGAttctttacttaagtgaaagtaagtactcattatgcagaatggctcttTTCACAGTGCTCTATTATTACAGAATATatcattctgtttttatcactgtTGTGTCATATAAGCATatctttttttataatttaaaaataactaGTAAATATAATTGACATACAAGTATGTCAAAATTGTACAATCAAGTacagttcttgagtaaatgtacttaattgcATTCCACCACTATCCAAATCGAGGGTGTAATAATAAATTgtgttgtacagattgtgaagACCTGTTAAAAGTACAATAGTTCCTTTGGAAATGTGATAAAGGAGAAGTGTAAAGTATAAGTAACATTCTTGAgtagtacaagtacctcaaattgtGCTTAATTGCAGTACTTTGACTCAATGGACTGATATTACACCACTACCTGAAGGCTTGTAGATACCGTGAGGTTGTCCCTCTTTTAGTATCCTCTGTTTGGTGTCTGGTAAAAGGTaaatgttgatgtgtgtgttgcaggaaaACAGAGATTTGTGAAGAAAGCTGAGCAGACATGAAGAGGAGACTGACCGTCCTCCTGTTCCTTACAGGTTAATATTACATATGTCTTCCAAAAGACTCACAACAAATGCtgaatttattgatatttaagACATGACATGCAGGATGTTCCTAAAAAAAGAGCCAGTTTGGGCTTGagatgttgtttatttcatgcAAGGCTCAGCACCTGCACTGTTTGTGTAAGTATTACTCATGCAAAACCTCACCTGCTGGACAACTTGTAAACACACTTGACTTGAACATCTTAGTCATAACCTTTTTGAGCTGTTACACCACTTCTGATTGTGATGCATTGTCAGAGGTTATgacttttgagcattttaacGATAAAGTGATTATTGCTTGTCAGATTTTTTATTCAATGGAATTTCATTGGCACAGAAAGGTAGTATTAAGGTAAGTATTCATGCCTgtgtgacagaaatgtttttagccacactagcggtGTGGCTCCAGGGGTCGCAATGTTGGTCGGTCCATCAcgttagtccagactgaaatatttcaacaactattggatggattggcgtTTAAGTTTTGTACAGGCTtccatgttccccagaggattaaGCCTAATgcctttggtgatcccctgattttacCTCTAgggccaccagcaggtcaaaactATCACTTACCCACTCGAATATCCATTAATCTACTTCATGGATTGGCACAAAGTTGATCAAATGCCTGCAAAACGTTCCCATCGGCTCGGCTgtaccttgtgtttagtgctaattagcaaatcttagcacgctaacatgttaaactaagatCATGAACATGGTAATTACCTGCTAAATATCCACATGTTAGCTCTTTTCattgtgcgcatgttagcatttagctgaaagcactgCTAACAAAGACACAATGAGTGACTTCCTACCTCAATCCTCAGGGCTGTGTACTCTCACCTGCTGCCATCCTCACCAGTACCACTTCATTGGTACCGCATTGCCCTGGTTGAAGGCCCAGACGTTCTGCAGAGAGCAGTACACTGACCTGGCCACCGTGTTCGGCATAGAGGACATGAACCGGTTGGTGAACACAGCTCAGGACTCCACTGGAGGCTTTACGGAGAAGGCCTGGATTGGGCTGCACGATAATCCGTCCAGCTGGAGGTGGTCATTTTCAGACAGCCGTTACTacggagagaaagagggcgACTACAGGAACTGGGATTTTGGTCAGCCTGACAACTTCCTCGGGAACCAGATGTGTGTGAAGATGTGGAGTGGAGGGGTGTGGGACGACTCGCGGTGCTTCCTGAGAAACCCCTTCATCTGCTACAATGGTCTCTGTTAAGATTTTATAAATAGATTCATAGATAGGACACAAATGGCTCGATATGTGATATGTTGTGTTATCACTTCACTCTTTCTctgatctctctttctcttcttcatcagGGTCAACCACTACCGACCAGCGTTTCATTTATGTCGAGCAGGAGTTGAGCTGGTCTGACGCTCAGCTGTACTGCAGGAAGCGCTACACAGACATGGCCAGTGTTAGAGACCAGAAAGAGAATGAGGAAATACGGCGTTTGGCCAAAAACAGGAGCGTCTGGATTGGCCTCTATAGGTCTGGAAAGTGCTACATGTGTCACTTTGTTTGGTGGATGGTTGCTTACTTGGCCCCATGAGAGAACCACCCCTCAATCCTAGcatcatatttttattcttcCCGTTGTAGGAtgtgaaactgagaaaatgcCATAGCAGAgttacataaatacacaaaacacagcagaaagcaACTGTGGGGAGATGTATGGAAAACAGAATAAGAAATTGAGAGCTTGGAAACAAAgaccacttactagctttttagccgcgctagcagcatggctctggCAATGTGGAATGGCCGctcctccactttggtccagactgaaatatgctTACAATTACTGGATtgattgcaatgaaatttggtAGAGACATTCAGGTCTCCCACAGgatggtttatgaccaaataccagcaaaactaatgccattcccatcagcctcagccgctctttatgtttagtgctaatgttaacatgctaaacacaataaactaagatggtgaaaaacatcatacctgctgaACATTGGCATGGTAGCACTGTCAATGTGAGCACATTACATAGCATGCAAGCACGTGGGATGGAGTTTGAATAAACAATAATTTCTTGCACTGCAAAATAATTGAAAGTCGCATGTGACAATAGATTGTGACAGACGTTAATTTCTTTGTGCAGGACGTGGGAATGGTCAGATCAAAGTGACTCCACCTACCGCTACTGGAAGAGAGGACAGCCTGATAATGCCGGACGACAACAGAACTGCACTGCGACTGATCTGGGCAACGCAGGCCTGTGGTCAGATGAAAAGTGCAGCAAGAAGCTAGCTTTTATCTGCTATGGAAAAATAAGTGAGTGTGTCCGTCTCAGTTTCGGTGAAAGCCCTGCTGGCTACCGCTGCTTGTGCAAAGTAGTTCTTCACTTAACTCTTTACTTGTGGATAGATCAATGAGTGAGGGGCATCCACAGTCTCTGAAAGCTCATGGCACTCATTGCAAACTGTTGTCATAGGGAAGCTTCTCCTTccaatgaaaaatgttcatactGTTCaggtctgtttttctttattcatattttacatgatGTTACAGATGACAAGCCAGTGGACCAAACAAG
This genomic window contains:
- the supt16h gene encoding FACT complex subunit SPT16 gives rise to the protein MAVNLDKEAYYRRIKRLYSNWKKGEDEFGKVDAIVVSVGVDEEIVYAKSTAIQTWLFGYELTDTIMVFCDTKIIFLASKKKVDFLKQVAVTKGNENANGVPPITLLTREKNESNKANFDKMIEAIRGSKDGKTVGIFSKDKFPGEYMKSWNDTITAEGLEKVDISAVVAYTMAVKEDGELSLMKKAAAITSEVYSKFFKERVMEIVDADEKVRHSKLAESVEKAIEEKKYLGGADPSTVEMCYPPIIQSGGNYSLKFSVVSDKNHMHFGAITCAMGIRYKSYCSNLVRTLMVDPPQEMQDNYNFLLQVEEELLKQLKHGVKISDAYNAVLEYMKKEKSDLVAKLTKNLGFAMGIEFREGSLVLNAKNQYKLKKGMVLSISLGFADLLNKEGKKDEQKKYALFIGDTIQINEEEAATILTPVKKKIKNVGIFLKNDDEEDEEEEGDDAEELLGKGARSAALLADRTRNEMTAEEKRRAHQKELANHLNEEAKRRLTEQKGEQQIQKARKSNVSYKNVSQMPREKDIREMKIFIDKKYETVVMPVFGIATPFHIATIKNISMSVEGDYTYLRINFYVPGSSLGRQEGNIFPNPDATFVKEITYRASNLKAPGDTSVPSTNLQNAFRIIKEVQKRYKTREAEEKEKEGIVKQDSLVINLNRSNPKLKDLYIRPNIAQKRMQGSVEAHTNGFRFTSVRGDKVDILYNNIKHAIFQPCDGEMIIVLHFHLKNAIMFGKRRHTDVQFYTEVGEITTDLGKHQHMHDRDDLYAEQMEREMRHKLKSAFKNFIEKVETLTREELEFEVPFRDLGFQGAPYRSTCLLQPTSSSLVNVTEWPPFVVTLDEVELVHFERVQFHLKNFDVVIVYKDYNKKVTMINAVPVNSLDPIKEWLNSCDIKYTEGVQSLNWTKIMKTIVDDPEGFFEQGGWSFLDPESEGSGGEEDSESEMEDETFNPSADEEEEEEEDSDEDYDSETEDSDYSASVGSEEESGKDWDELEEEARKADRESHYEDEDTSATANKKRKVRPSAPPPSSKKKRRS